Sequence from the Clupea harengus chromosome 20, Ch_v2.0.2, whole genome shotgun sequence genome:
TCCCCGGAAAGGATCCAGAGACTGCTTCGGTGTACCGTCATGAGAGCTCCACTGGCCGCTGCCTGCTCACCCTGCTCGGCCTTGCGTTCATCTTGACCGGTCTCATCGTTGGCGGAGCCTGCGTGTACCGTTACTTTACCCCAAAGGTAATGATGGGGGTGTGTTCCCCTTTCAAGAAGGTTATGTTATAGACACGAATCAGTCCATTTAGTTTTGTGTATAGCTGGACGAATTAGACTCTTTCCTCGTATTTTTAGCTCATGAACATTGCGTTCCTCTAAATTAACTTTAATCAGTCTTTAGCTTATggcattatttattttgaactTGTTTGGCTGTGCTTTAATTCTGCAATCATCCTTTGCATGGCTACTTCTTCTTGGCATGTAAAGATATTAAGAAAGAAAGTAAACAATTGTTATCTTTATCTTACCTAACTttgtccctctcctcatctccatgGCCAGAAGCTGTACCATGGAGCCATGCACTTCACCGAGATGGACAACGAAGACATCCGTGAGCCCTACTACCTGCCCCGCATTGACGAGGAGGTGGAGATCCGCGATAATGTGGCCATCATCAATATCCCCTCTCCCCACTTCAGCAATGGGGACCCAGCTTACATCCTGCATGACTTCCAGCAGGTAAGGGGAACCTTAAGGAAGGAACCAGGGGGAACTAGTCAACAGAGTGCTCACAGTCATATGATAGATGGAACATAGTGCAACCTAATTGACAAAATTGGAATACAAAtcttataaaaaaatatatattattatttttattttttttagaagtTAGCCAAAGCCTGCTGTGGTTTAAAGAGATATAAAACAGTACTTCACTGAAATCACActagttttttttcttgctgtgAGCACCTGAAGGTTAAACTAAAATTAGCAAGTGTTTCTGCTTTGCCTTTGACACCACACAGTGGTGCTGAGTTGTGTGCTGGTTTGCGCGCAAGGCTGCAATGTCTCTTGCAAATAAGAGTGTCAGCGTTGCCTCGGGCTGTGGCTGTCACCACTACAGTCTCTTTCCTCATCAGCAGAAACCAGTGGTTTTCCCACATATTGCTTCCCTCTTTTGTGCGCACGTATGCGTGTGTGACAAGAAGCATGTTGTTTTTGCATCTACTTTCCATCTAGCAGACCACAAGTTAAATGAAGTGCTACGGTCCTGTAGTAGCAAAGTGCCATAGAAATAAGAGATGATGTAGTTATGGGAGAGTAGTGAACCCTGACTGTAAGGCGGTGTCTCTTCTTTGAGCAGAAGCTGACGGCCTATCTGGACTTGACCCTGCACACCTGCTTCATCATCCCGCTCAACACCTCCGTCGTCATGCCCCCTCAGGACCTCCTGGACCTCTTCATGCAGCTCATGGTAAGTGGCAAGGCTGCCGTGGCAGACGCCTgaatgaaaatacattttaatttctaCCTCTTGATGTAAGACTACTGTGTACTAGCAGCCTTAATA
This genomic interval carries:
- the LOC105906246 gene encoding integral membrane protein 2A isoform X1; amino-acid sequence: MVKIAFNSALAQKALGKDVLVNEKDPETASVYRHESSTGRCLLTLLGLAFILTGLIVGGACVYRYFTPKKLYHGAMHFTEMDNEDIREPYYLPRIDEEVEIRDNVAIINIPSPHFSNGDPAYILHDFQQKLTAYLDLTLHTCFIIPLNTSVVMPPQDLLDLFMQLMSGSYKTYLVHEDLVVTERIDDVDELGFYIGRLCDGKETYRMQRRSEISGIQKRSAEDCFTIRHFENKFVTSTKICKA
- the LOC105906246 gene encoding integral membrane protein 2A isoform X2; this encodes MVKIAFNSALAQKALGKDVLVNEKDPETASVYRHESSTGRCLLTLLGLAFILTGLIVGGACVYRYFTPKLYHGAMHFTEMDNEDIREPYYLPRIDEEVEIRDNVAIINIPSPHFSNGDPAYILHDFQQKLTAYLDLTLHTCFIIPLNTSVVMPPQDLLDLFMQLMSGSYKTYLVHEDLVVTERIDDVDELGFYIGRLCDGKETYRMQRRSEISGIQKRSAEDCFTIRHFENKFVTSTKICKA